In Labrus bergylta chromosome 1, fLabBer1.1, whole genome shotgun sequence, one genomic interval encodes:
- the serhl gene encoding serine hydrolase-like protein isoform X2 → MMQAMKGVRYLQTRTVTQAVSELSVPVPWGEIRGRVWGPDHGRPVLCLHGWADNCGTFNTLIPFLPKEYRYVAVDLAGHGQSSHRPPGVFYAFPSYVMDVRRVVDALQWSKFSIIGHSMGGNIAGMFSALYPEMVDSIVLLDSYGFLPSDQKEIPEVMRKGMDEMLQYEKKTEEDKRRVYTYEKAAERAEAGFDKLYLKATNQKTAISALLQAYRDRNHTVVKIPGDHHVHLNNPEAVAPLVSDFLQTKVLSQSDAEPDEQSSKL, encoded by the exons ATGATGCAAGCTATGAAAGGCGTGAGATATCTGCAAACCCGGACTGTCACTCAGGCAG TTTCAGAGCTCTCTGTGCCGGTCCCATGGGGAGAGATCAGAGGTCGAGTCTGGGGTCCTGATCATGGTCGTCCTGTGCTGTGCCTGCACGGCTGGGCTGATAACTGTGGTACATTCAACACCCTCATTCCCTTCCTACCTAAAG AGTACAGATATGTGGCCGTGGACCTGGCAGGCCACGGTCAGTCGTCACATCGTCCTCCTGGAGTTTTCTACGCCTTTCCCTCCTATGTGATGGACGTACGCAGAGTCGTCGACG CTCTGCAGTGGAGCAAGTTCTCCATCATCGGTCACAGCATGG GCGGTAATATTGCTGGAATG TTCAGTGCGCTGTATCCTGAGATGGTGGATTCTATCGTGCTGCTGGACTCCTATGGATTCCTCCCGTCAGATCAG aaagaAATTCCTGAAGTGATGAGGAAGGGGATGGACGAGATGCTTCAGTatgagaaaaagacagaggaggacAAGAGAAGGGTTTACACTTATGAGAAGGCAGCAGAGAG AGCAGAGGCGGGCTTTGACAAATTATACCTTAAAGCAACAAATCAGAAGACAGCCATATCAGCACTTCTACAGGCCTATAGGGACAGAAAT cACACCGTGGTGAAGATACCAGGCGATCATCACGTCCATCTGAATAATCCTGAAGCTGTAGCTCCACTTGTTTCTGACTTCCTGCAGACTAAAGTGTTGTCACAGTCAGACGCTGAACCAGATGAACAATCCTCTaagctataa
- the LOC109978360 gene encoding serine hydrolase-like protein produces the protein MAKEVSELRVPVPWGEIRGRVWGPDDGYPVLCLHGWADNCGSFNTLIPLLPKECRYVALDLVGHGLSSHLPPGVFYSHAAYALDLRRVVVALQLKKFSIIAHSMGGHIAGMFTALYPEMVDALVLLDTYGFLPKDSAQLPEVMRHVMDAMIQFESKNKEKTRIYTHEKAAERLMAANQSLSEQSVHILLERGLTAVQGGFIFSRDLRVNFKNMMAVSLEQSLVMLSKIRGSVLLILAGGGSDRMLAEPAKATFTSKLLQSFRDGNHSVVTVPGHHHLHLDKPEVVAPFVSDFLQTKVLSQSNFLVHKLFSAKYPDMVDAIVLLDASGFLPKDAELPHFIPVSSVGISHLCVSLFMQEEISKVTREGVYKMLEYDRMTEQEIKVYTYEEAMERLFASNQTLSEQSVHILLERGLTAVQGGFLFSRDVRHGYTNVVRPTLEQSLQMQSRIKASVLVVLADKGLPTFHDSKQQEKISILLQRYRDRNHSVVTVPGDHHVHLNNPEVVAPLISDFLQTEVIPQHLSEV, from the exons ATGGCCAAAGAAG TTTCAGAGCTCCGTGTCCCGGTCCCGTGGGGGGAGATCAGAGGTCGAGTGTGGGGTCCTGATGATGGTTATCCTGTGCTGTGCCTGCACGGCTGGGCTGACAACTGTGGTTCATTCAACACCCTCATTCCCCTTCTGCCTAAAG AGTGCAGATATGTGGCGCTGGATCTCGTGGGTCACGGCCTGTCATCTCACCTTCCTCCTGGAGTTTTCTACTCTCATGCTGCATATGCGTTGGACCTAAGAAGAGTTGTTGTCG CTCTGCAGCTGAAGAAATTCTCCATCATCGCTCACAGTATGG gtGGTCACATTGCAGGAATG TTCACTGCTTTGTATCCTGAGATGGTAGATGCTCTTGTTCTGCTTGACACTTACGGATTTCTACCTAAAGATTCA GCACAGCTACCAGAAGTGATGAGGCATGTCATGGATGCAATGATTCAGTTTGAgagtaaaaacaaagagaagacaaGAATTTACACTCATGAAAAGGCAGCTGAAAG GCTAATGGCTGCAAACCAAAGTCTGTCTGAACAGTCTGTCCACATCCTTTTAGAGCGAGGTCTGACTGCAGTCCAAGGAG ggTTCATATTCTCCAGAGACCTGAGAGTTAATTTT aAAAACATGATGGCCGTGAGTTTGGAGCAGAGTCTGGTGATGCTGTCGAAGATCCGAGGCTCTGTTTTGCTCATTTT gGCGGGAGGTGGTTCTGACAGAATGCTTGCTGAACCGGCTAAGGCTACATTCACTTCCAAACTTCTCCAAAGTTTTCGGGATGGAAAC CACTCGGTGGTGACGGTGCCGGGCCATCACCACCTTCATCTGGATAAACCTGAAGTCGTTGCTCCCTTTGTGTCTGACTTCTTACAAACTAAAGTGCTGTCACAGTCCAACTTCCTCGTGCACAAGTTA TTCAGTGCAAAGTATCCTGACATGGTGGATGCTATTGTACTGCTGGATGCTTCTGGATTTCTACCAAAAGATGCCGAACTTccaca TTTCATCCCTGTCAGCAGTGTTGGAATCTCAcacctctgtgtttctcttttcatgCAGGAAGAAATCTCCAAGGTGACGAGGGAAGGAGTATACAAGATGCTTGAGTATGACAGAATGACAGAACAGGAAATAAAAGTTTACACTTACGAAGAGGCAATGGAGAG ACTGTTTGCCTCAAACCAAACTCTGTCTGAACAGTCTGTCCACATCCTTTTAGAGAGAGGTCTGACTGCAGTCCAAGGAG ggTTCCTGTTCTCCAGAGACGTGCGGCACGGCTAT aCAAACGTAGTGCGTCCCACTTTGGAGCAGAGTTTGCAGATGCAGTCGCGGATAAAGGCCTCAGTTCTCGTAGTTTT AGCAGATAAAGGTTTGCCCACTTTTCATGATTcaaagcagcaggaaaaaaTCTCCATCCTTCTCCAGAGATATCGTGACAGAAAT CACTCAGTGGTAACAGTTCCAGGAGATCATCACGTCCATCTGAATAATCCTGAAGTTGTCGCACCGCTTATTTCCGACTTTCTGCAGACTGAAGTGATCCCTCAGCATCTGTCAGAagtgtga
- the serhl gene encoding serine hydrolase-like protein isoform X1: MMQAMKGVRYLQTRTVTQAVSELSVPVPWGEIRGRVWGPDHGRPVLCLHGWADNCGTFNTLIPFLPKEYRYVAVDLAGHGQSSHRPPGVFYAFPSYVMDVRRVVDALQWSKFSIIGHSMGGNIAGMFSALYPEMVDSIVLLDSYGFLPSDQKEIPEVMRKGMDEMLQYEKKTEEDKRRVYTYEKAAERLLAANPNLSEQSLHVLLERGLVQVEGGVMFSRDFRINLKNIARISLEQSVELHSKIQASVLVILAEAGFDKLYLKATNQKTAISALLQAYRDRNHTVVKIPGDHHVHLNNPEAVAPLVSDFLQTKVLSQSDAEPDEQSSKL, translated from the exons ATGATGCAAGCTATGAAAGGCGTGAGATATCTGCAAACCCGGACTGTCACTCAGGCAG TTTCAGAGCTCTCTGTGCCGGTCCCATGGGGAGAGATCAGAGGTCGAGTCTGGGGTCCTGATCATGGTCGTCCTGTGCTGTGCCTGCACGGCTGGGCTGATAACTGTGGTACATTCAACACCCTCATTCCCTTCCTACCTAAAG AGTACAGATATGTGGCCGTGGACCTGGCAGGCCACGGTCAGTCGTCACATCGTCCTCCTGGAGTTTTCTACGCCTTTCCCTCCTATGTGATGGACGTACGCAGAGTCGTCGACG CTCTGCAGTGGAGCAAGTTCTCCATCATCGGTCACAGCATGG GCGGTAATATTGCTGGAATG TTCAGTGCGCTGTATCCTGAGATGGTGGATTCTATCGTGCTGCTGGACTCCTATGGATTCCTCCCGTCAGATCAG aaagaAATTCCTGAAGTGATGAGGAAGGGGATGGACGAGATGCTTCAGTatgagaaaaagacagaggaggacAAGAGAAGGGTTTACACTTATGAGAAGGCAGCAGAGAG GCTGTTGGCTGCAAACCCGAATCTGTCTGAACAGTCTTTGCACGTCCTCTTAGAGCGAGGTCTAGTTCAAGTGGAAGGAG GGGTGATGTTCTCTCGTGACTTTCGTATTAATCTG AAAAACATAGCACGCATCAGTCTGGAGCAGAGTGTGGAGTTGCACTCAAAGATACAAGCCTCTGTTCTTGTTATTCT AGCAGAGGCGGGCTTTGACAAATTATACCTTAAAGCAACAAATCAGAAGACAGCCATATCAGCACTTCTACAGGCCTATAGGGACAGAAAT cACACCGTGGTGAAGATACCAGGCGATCATCACGTCCATCTGAATAATCCTGAAGCTGTAGCTCCACTTGTTTCTGACTTCCTGCAGACTAAAGTGTTGTCACAGTCAGACGCTGAACCAGATGAACAATCCTCTaagctataa